The segment AAAATTATCCTGTTGTCGCGAATAACCCAGGTAAAGCTGCAGTTGGCAAAGAGATCCTGCAAATGCGCCAAAAGAGATTTTTGCTCCCGGCTTAAGGTCATATTGTCTTCAATGCAGAGGCGTGTGCTGTAAGAGATTACCCATCCCGATTTGGTCTCCAGATGGCGGATGAGG is part of the Desulfonatronum sp. SC1 genome and harbors:
- a CDS encoding carboxypeptidase-like regulatory domain-containing protein, whose translation is MTSGSGRDLIRHLETKSGWVISYSTRLCIEDNMTLSREQKSLLAHLQDLFANCSFTWVIRDNRIILRPKELSERRFVVNGYVRESPGQESLPYANIFSLQTGTGTTS